The Podospora bellae-mahoneyi strain CBS 112042 chromosome 7, whole genome shotgun sequence genome includes a window with the following:
- the HAT1 gene encoding histone acetyltransferase 1 (EggNog:ENOG503NWPI; COG:B; BUSCO:EOG09263EVJ), which produces MADDDGAWTASANEAFVISLVAPGSNGKESKFHPRFTYPIFGEEEEIFGYQDLQINLRYNATDMRPNLQIKFSKQFPAIGDAEPLDIKEVLSEFLPEVAFQPLKDWKSELAKPRDDWTPPGELLTSFTNKAGRFEVWKGSLSDPAVKQLVKRIQILVPLFIEGGTAINVDDKDAGHWTVFFLYQKKTDPSNKKPTYIFAGYSTVYRFFFLHLPPTPPTTPLSDNTSSPSPINDPIVIKEDFPLGTPTVDITTLPCRSRISQFLILPPFQHLSLGSRLYHTVYQTYLSHPPTKEITVEDPNEAFDDMRDINDLRRLRSLPSFQALQINTSTPIPKTGPVPKNIIDEAAAEKVRKEAKITKRQFYRVLEMHLMSRLGESVRPGIGLDESKKVASATERKEYALWKLMLKKRLYVHNRDALGQLQLEERVEKLGEVVKGVEFDYARLLVKMEDQEQKLREEGEGVMNGKGKRKATTKVVDDDDNGESVRKKARVEDEEEEEEEEKEE; this is translated from the exons atggccgacgacgacggcgccT ggACGGCCTCCGCCAACGAGGCTTTCGTGATCTCTCTCGTTGCCCCAGGCTCCAATGGAAAAGAGTCCAAATTCCACCCCAGATTCACATACCCCATCtttggcgaagaggaggaaatcTTTGGCTACCAAGACCTCCAAATCAACCTCCGCTACAATGCGACCGACATGCGCCCTAACCTCCAGATCAAGTTCAGCAAGCAGTTCCCCGCCATAGGCGACGCCGAACCCCTCGACATCAAGGAAGTCCTCTCCGAGTTCCTCCCCGAGGTCGCCTTCCAACCCCTGAAAGATTGGAAATCCGAACTTGCCAAACCCCGCGACGACTGGACACCCCCCGGCGAGCTCCTCACCAGCTTCACCAACAAGGCAGGCCGCTTTGAAGTCTGGAAAGGCTCCCTCTCCGACCCAGCCGTCAAGCAGCTCGTCAAGCGCATCCAGATTCTCGTCCCCCTCTTCATCGAGGGCGGCACCGCCATCAACGTCGACGACAAAGACGCCGGCCACTGgaccgtcttcttcctctacCAAAAGAAAACCGACCCCTCCAATAAGAAACCAACCTACATCTTCGCCGGCTACTCCACCGTCTaccgcttcttcttcctccacctccccccaaccccaccaaccacccccctttctgacaacacctcctcaccctccccaatcaaCGACCCCATCGTAATCAAGGAAGACTTCCCCCTCGGCACCCCCACagtcgacatcaccaccctcccctgcCGCTCCCGCATCTCCCagttcctcatcctcccccccttccagcacctctccctcggctCCCGCCTCTACCACACGGTCTACCAAACctacctctcccacccccccacaaAGGAAATCACCGTCGAGGACCCAAACGAGGCCTTTGACGACATGCGCGACATCAACGACCTCCGCCGTTTGCgttccctcccctccttccaagccctccagatcaacacctccaccccgaTCCCCAAAACAGGGCCCGTACCCAAAAACATCATCGACGAGGCCGCCGCCGAAAAGGTACGCAAAGAGGCAAAGATTACAAAGAGGCAGTTTTATCGCGTCCTGGAAATGCACCTCATGTCCCGGCTGGGAGAGTCTGTCCGTCCGGGCATCGGCCTGGACGAGAGCAAAAAAGTTGCCAGTGCGACGGAGAGGAAGGAGTACGCGCTCTGGAAGTTGATGCTCAAGAAGAGGCTGTACGTGCACAATAGGGACGCGCTTGGACAGCTCCAACTAGAAGAGAGGGTGgagaagctgggggaggtggtgaagggggttGAGTTTGATTATGCGAGGTTGCTTGTCAAGATGGAGGATCAGGAGCAGaagctgagggaggagggcgagggggtgatgaatgggaaggggaagaggaaggcgacgacgaaggtggttgatgatgacgataaTGGGGAGAGTgtgaggaagaaggctagggttgaggatgaggaggaggaggaggaggaggagaaggaggagtag
- a CDS encoding hypothetical protein (COG:U; EggNog:ENOG503NWZP) — translation MSGLIFLVVTSVVMAVASFLAGALPLSISLTQSQLRFVASLGAGLLVGSCLIVIVPEGIEAIASASSDHHHDDNAPHRHRRDDPPQTEDDELPAFHIGLSLILGFALMFLIDRLPRHLTDRFTPPPQSRHVSLDNLSTHQPDSDLEDESFLGGLTPSPKQSRSLATTIGLVIHAAADGVAMGASATTSNMNVGLIIFFAILVHKAPAAFGLTSTLLKQGLSKRAARVHLMVFSLAAPVGALVTYFMVGMLGGEHLEGEEGGKWWTGMLLLFSGGTFLYVAMHAMQEENSFGVGGHDHAGQGGGGGYSEVGNGGNRRGVRLELRDTLGTVVGMLLPLATRFGHHHHH, via the exons ATGAGTGGCTTAATCTTCCTCGTCGTGACCTCG GTGGTCATGGCCGTGGC ctccttcctcgccggcGCACTCCCCTTATCCATCAGCCTCACCCAATCCCAACTCCGCTTCGTCGCCTCCCTCGGCGCGGGTCTTTTAGTTGGATCATGCCTTATAGTCATTGTCCCCGAGGGCATAGAAGCcatcgcctccgcctcctccgaccATCACCACGACGATAATGCCCCGCACCGTCACCGTCGCGATGATCCCCCTCAGaccgaagacgacgagctcCCAGCCTTCCACATcggcctctccctcatcctcggcttcgCCCTCATGTTCCTCATCgaccgcctcccccgccatcTAACAGACCGcttcacccctcccccccaatcccGCCACGTATCCCTCGATAACCTCTCCACTCACCAACCCGATTCCGACCTCGAGGACGAGTCCTTCCTCGGGGGTTTGACACCCTCCCCGAAACAATCACGATCACTAGCAACGACAATAGGACTGGTGATCCACGCGGCAGCAGACGGGGTTGCGATGGGGGCGTCAGCGACAACATCAAACATGAACGTCGGCCTgatcatcttcttcgccattCTGGTCCACAAGGCCCCCGCGGCGTTTGGGCTCACGTCTACGCTGCTTAAGCAAGGGTTGAGCAAACGAGCGGCGAGGGTGCATCTCATGGTGTTCAGCCTGGCGGCGCCGGTGGGGGCGCTGGTGACGTATTTCATGGTGGGCATGCTGGGGGGGGAGcatttggagggggaggaaggggggaagtgGTGGACGGGGATGCTGCTCTTGTTCAGCGGGGGGACGTTTTTGTATGTGGCTATGCATGCTATGCAGGAGGAGAATtcttttggggttggggggcatGATCATGCTGGgcagggaggtggggggggttaTTCAGAggttgggaatggggggaatagaaggggggtgaggttggagttgagggatACTttggggacggtggtggggatgttGCTGCCTTTGGCGACGAGGTTtgggcatcatcatcatcattag
- a CDS encoding hypothetical protein (EggNog:ENOG503NY0E; COG:S) — protein sequence MSYNPPMSFSERRGAVFNEELSLNTHHGIKSLAQPRPRGPPTPSMSTPAADFDQVTGSPPPPPTPAASPGPSNSRPDWKSADETEEAYLATIRQYFVKCNSAQRGRLLSDLLNLCTSQQLSFVHQFVSPLLKKDPFTTLPDELCLRILSFIDDPKVLVRASQVSRRWRDLLSDDMTWKNLCVKHDYQRRMSEVQAMRAELYGHAQQDDGAAAGDCSGALTSNSLPASFGSSTGARPRLTSYKSHFKQRYLVDVAWRTGGRNISKNLTQDGGVVTSLHLTSKYIIVALDNARIHVFDTEGNALRTLQGHVMGVWAMVPWDDILVSGGCDREVRVWDLTTGNCLHTLRGHTSTVRCLKMSDANTAISGSRDTTLRVWDIRNGTLIKLLVGHQASVRCLEIKGDIVVSGSYDTTAKVWSISEGRCLHTLSGHYSQIYAIAFDGYRVATGSLDTSVRIWNAQTGECQAVLQGHTSLVGQLQMRGGTLVTGGSDGSVRVWSLERFCPIHRLAAHDNSVTSLQFDDTRVVSGGSDGRVKVWDLKTGQLVRELITQGEAVWRVAFEDEKCVAMALKNSRTVMEVWNFSPPEEMLNDRPVIPLKRTLDAPAPDGSRPLSAFALDYRGAGSSSGGIGMLDVDMPDAGPSTAPLQQSGGMFFRDP from the exons ATGTCCTACAATCCACCAATGAGTTTCTCCGAGAGGAGAGGGGCCGTATTTAACGAGGAGTTGTCGCTGAATACACATCATGGCATCAAGAGCCTGGCGCAACCGCGTCCCAGAgggccaccaacaccgagtATGAGCACGCCGGCGGCAGACTTCGATCAGGTTACCggctctccaccacctccacccacGCCGGCGGCATCCCCAGGACCATCCAACTCGAGGCCGGATTGGAAGAGCGCCGACGAAACCGAGGAGGCCTACCTTGCTACGATTCGCCAGTACTTTGTCAAGTGCAACAGTGCTCAGAGGGGGCGGCTGCTGTCTGATCTGCTGAACCTCTGCACCAGTCAACAGCTGAGCTTTGTGCACCAGTTTGTCAGCCCGCTGCTGAAGAAGGATCCATTCACTACTCTCCCAGATGAACTGTGTCTTAGA ATCCTCTCGTTCATCGACGATCCCAAAGTGCTTGTGCGCGCATCGCAAGTGTCCCGAAGATGGCGGGATTTGCTGAGTGATGACATGACGTGGAAGAATCTATGCGTAAAGCACGATTATCAGCGTAGGATGTCGGAAGTCCAGGCTATGCGGGCAGAACTCTACGGTCATGCTCAGCAAGACGACGGTGCGGCCGCCGGGGACTGTTCCGGCGCGCTCACGTCCAACTCGTTACCCGCGTCGTTTGGAAGCAGCACCGGCGCGCGGCCGAGGCTCACGTCGTACAAGTCACACTTTAAGCAGAGATATCTGGTTGATGTGGCTTGGAGGACGGGCGGGCGGAACATCTCCAAGAATCTCACCCAGGATGGTGGCGTGGTCACGAGTCTGCATTTGACCTCCAAGTACATCATTGTGGCTCTTGATAATGCCAGGATTCACGTGTTTGATACCGAAGGAAACGCGCTTCGCACCCTGCAGGGCCATGTGATGGGTGTCTGGGCTATGGTGCCCTGGGATGATATCCTGGTCAGTGGTGGCTGTGACAGAGAGGTTCGGGTTTGGGACCTGACGACTGG AAACTGCCTGCATACGCTTAGGGGTCACACCTCCACGGTCCGCTGTCTTAAGATGTCAGATGCCAACACGGCCATTTCCGGATCCAGAGACACGACCCTTCGGGTTTGGGATATCAGAAACGGCACACTGATCAAGCTGCTTGTCGGCCACCAGGCCAGCGTCCGGTGTTTGGAGATCAAGGGTGACATCGTGGTGTCTGGCAGTTATGATACCACCGCCAAGGTGTGGAGTATTTCCGAAGGTCGCTGCCTTCACACGCTTTCGGGGCATTACAGCCAAATCTATGCAATCGCCTTTGATGGCTACCGGGTGGCGACTGGCAGTCTTGACACTAGTGTCAGGATCTGGAATGCGCAGACAGG TGAATGTCAAGCTGTTCTCCAAGGCCACACCTCCCTCGTGGGTCAACTGCAAATGCGCGGCGGCACACTCGTCACGGGCGGCAGTGATGGCTCTGTGAGAGTATGGTCGCTCGAGAGATTCTGCCCTATTCACCGGCTCGCCGCCCACGACAACAGCGTGACGAGCTTGCAATTTGACGACACGAGGGTTGTCAGCGGAGGTAGCGACGGGCGAGTCAAGGTCTGGGATCTCAAGACTGGCCAGCTGGTTCGCGAGCTTATCACGCAGGGCGAGGCTGTGTGGAGGGTTGcgtttgaggatgagaagtGCGTCGCGATGGCGCTGAAGAATAGCCGGACCGTCATGGAG GTTTGGAACTTCTCGCCACCAGAAGAAATGCTCAACGACCGCCCTGTTATCCCATTAAAGAGAACCCTCGACGCCCCAGCACCAGACGGCAGCAGACCACTCAGCGCCTTTGCTCTGGACTACCGGGGTGCTGGAAGCAGTAGTGGCGGCATTGGAATGCTTGACGTCGATATGCCCGACGCAGGACCGTCCACCGCGCCACTTCAACAGAGCGGTGGCATGTTTTTCCGGGATCCATGA
- the PDA1_1 gene encoding alpha subunit of pyruvate dehydrogenase (EggNog:ENOG503NUI6; COG:C): protein MFSRATRLTRALPVRVAAARASPVTASLARRTVTTNAASAQVDKSSVPQSEDEPFHVTLSDESFETYELDPPPYQLEVTKKQLKQMYKDMVVVRYERHMGFGRSVIFG, encoded by the exons ATGTTCTCGCGAGCCACCCGGTTAACAAGGGCGCTGCCCGTccgtgttgctgctgcccgcGCCAGCCCTGTCACGGCTTCGCTTGCCCGGAGGaccgtcaccaccaatgCCGCTTCGGCGCAGGTTGACAAGAGCTCCGTCCCCCAG TCCGAAGATGAGCCCTTCCATGTCACCCTTTCCGACGAGAGCTTCGAGACGTACGAGCTCGACCCCCCACCTTACCAGCTTGAGGTTACCAAGAAGCAGTTGAAGCAGATGTATAAGGATATGGTTGTCGTCAGGTATGAGAGGCACATGGGTTTTGGGAGGTCCGTGATCTTTGGCTGA